The following are encoded in a window of Halorarum salinum genomic DNA:
- a CDS encoding NUDIX hydrolase has product MDLDGVRRHAPVTVSDAERRAAVLAPVVDRDGEDHVLFTKRAEHLSSHPGQMSFPGGGVESADEDLRATALREAEEEIGLRPTEVDVVGRLDDVPTTSEFAVTPFVGTVPDRTYLPNDGEVAEIAVLAVSDLTDLSNYESERRDHSHYGEVRLHFFHVDGYTVWGATGRMLVQLLELTTDWRMPEEVDRVVDPDADYPL; this is encoded by the coding sequence ATGGACCTCGACGGGGTTCGCAGGCACGCGCCGGTGACGGTCTCGGACGCGGAGCGACGAGCGGCGGTGCTCGCCCCCGTCGTCGACCGCGACGGCGAGGACCATGTCCTGTTCACGAAGCGGGCCGAACACCTCAGCAGCCACCCGGGCCAGATGAGCTTTCCCGGCGGCGGCGTCGAGTCGGCGGACGAGGACCTCCGTGCGACGGCGCTGCGCGAGGCCGAGGAGGAGATCGGACTCCGGCCGACGGAGGTCGACGTGGTCGGCCGCCTCGACGACGTGCCGACGACCTCCGAGTTCGCGGTGACGCCGTTCGTCGGCACGGTGCCGGACCGGACCTACCTGCCGAACGACGGCGAGGTCGCCGAGATCGCGGTGCTCGCGGTCTCGGACCTCACGGACCTCTCGAACTACGAGTCGGAGCGCCGGGACCACAGCCACTACGGCGAGGTGCGACTCCACTTCTTCCACGTCGACGGCTACACCGTCTGGGGCGCGACCGGCCGCATGCTCGTCCAGTTGCTCGAACTGACGACCGACTGGCGGATGCCCGAGGAGGTCGACCGCGTCGTCGACCCCGACGCCGACTACCCGCTATAG
- a CDS encoding DUF7388 family protein gives MRTVTGSDGSVAARTGLDGVALKPTECDVGVAADLPYDLVCVDYEGRDALPAFDRLADLIGEREVRLTTPVRADGFDPHGDDSLARRLPAGVRRVLVAGHAAYLTDREAARAVAPRLGDAVEAAADPWVGTEGVERVALAAGGTQYELLSRSTERDLRALRAAGFDGDLAVYAPTVPSDDEDAVLDAVGAYAARRNPVRRALPEDAATDSTARGRAREVLSKAVRDFALVGDADAIGERVGALKDAGADHVVGYPAAGVETLR, from the coding sequence ATGAGAACCGTCACGGGGAGCGACGGGAGCGTCGCCGCGCGGACGGGACTCGACGGGGTGGCGCTCAAGCCGACCGAGTGCGACGTCGGGGTCGCGGCGGACCTCCCGTACGACCTCGTCTGCGTCGACTACGAGGGCCGGGACGCCCTCCCGGCGTTCGACCGCCTCGCGGACCTGATCGGCGAGCGGGAGGTCCGACTCACCACGCCGGTTCGGGCGGACGGCTTCGACCCACACGGCGACGACTCGCTCGCCCGGAGGCTCCCCGCGGGCGTCCGGCGGGTGCTCGTCGCCGGCCACGCCGCCTACCTCACCGACCGCGAGGCGGCGCGGGCGGTCGCCCCGCGACTCGGCGACGCGGTGGAGGCCGCCGCCGACCCCTGGGTCGGCACCGAGGGCGTCGAGCGAGTCGCGCTCGCGGCCGGCGGCACCCAGTACGAACTCCTCTCGCGCTCGACCGAGCGTGACCTCCGCGCGCTGCGGGCCGCCGGCTTCGACGGCGACCTGGCGGTGTACGCCCCGACGGTCCCCTCCGACGACGAGGACGCCGTGCTCGACGCCGTGGGGGCCTACGCCGCCCGCCGGAACCCGGTCCGCCGGGCGCTCCCGGAGGACGCGGCGACCGACTCGACCGCACGGGGGCGGGCCCGCGAGGTGCTCTCGAAGGCGGTTCGGGACTTCGCGCTGGTCGGCGACGCCGACGCGATCGGCGAGCGCGTGGGGGCGCTGAAGGACGCCGGCGCCGACCACGTCGTCGGCTATCCGGCCGCGGGCGTCGAGACGCTTCGGTAG
- a CDS encoding PhnD/SsuA/transferrin family substrate-binding protein, which translates to MPHNRWSANRRTFLKTTGAAGIAGLAGCTGGEDGGNGGDSGNGDDSGNGDDSGNGDDSGNGETTSQVESTAEAQFILNPAEADVEIEQQYQPMFEYLESEVDVEIESDRAESYTATLQSMRNDQGEIADISPSAVIAGEGVVDVVGIRVAYGAAQYFSTITTMADSEYESLSDLEGEQVNLGDILSVSGTLVPLVMLKQAGLDVGNAPDGDAVDFEAAYSDHTTAREQMVNRGDVAAAGTGAFSSAPYVPQSDFEAESETFVEISAEYENAGSAIEEEGVELDLLAVSDPIPRAPLVTRSNWDSPVKAEIEEAILNVTEEDLSHGDDYDGEPLWFTGVNEGSFDDYQPIADVMDELGLEFEDLS; encoded by the coding sequence ATGCCCCACAACCGGTGGTCGGCTAATCGGCGCACCTTCCTCAAAACGACTGGAGCGGCCGGAATCGCGGGCCTCGCTGGCTGTACCGGTGGCGAGGACGGCGGGAACGGCGGCGACTCCGGCAACGGCGACGACTCCGGCAACGGCGACGACTCCGGAAACGGCGACGACTCCGGAAACGGCGAGACGACCAGCCAGGTCGAGAGCACCGCCGAGGCGCAGTTCATCCTGAACCCCGCCGAGGCCGACGTCGAGATCGAACAGCAGTACCAGCCGATGTTCGAGTACCTCGAGTCCGAGGTCGACGTCGAGATCGAGAGCGACCGCGCGGAGAGCTACACCGCGACCCTGCAGTCGATGCGCAACGACCAGGGCGAGATCGCGGACATCTCCCCCTCGGCGGTCATCGCGGGCGAGGGCGTCGTCGACGTCGTCGGCATCCGCGTCGCCTACGGCGCGGCCCAGTACTTCTCGACGATCACGACGATGGCCGACAGCGAGTACGAGTCGCTGAGCGACCTCGAGGGCGAGCAGGTCAACCTCGGCGACATCCTCTCCGTGTCCGGCACCCTCGTGCCGCTCGTGATGCTGAAGCAGGCCGGGCTCGACGTCGGCAACGCGCCCGACGGCGACGCCGTGGACTTCGAGGCCGCCTACTCCGACCACACGACCGCGCGCGAGCAGATGGTGAACCGCGGGGACGTCGCGGCCGCCGGCACGGGCGCCTTCTCCTCGGCGCCGTACGTCCCGCAGTCCGACTTCGAGGCCGAGTCCGAGACGTTCGTGGAGATCTCCGCCGAGTACGAGAACGCCGGCAGCGCCATCGAGGAGGAGGGCGTCGAGCTCGACCTGCTCGCCGTCTCCGACCCGATCCCGCGCGCTCCCCTCGTGACCCGGAGCAACTGGGACAGCCCCGTCAAGGCCGAGATCGAGGAGGCCATCCTGAACGTCACCGAGGAGGACCTCTCGCACGGCGACGACTACGACGGCGAGCCGCTCTGGTTCACCGGCGTCAACGAGGGTAGCTTCGACGACTACCAGCCGATCGCCGACGTGATGGACGAGCTCGGGCTCGAGTTCGAAGACCTTTCCTGA
- a CDS encoding Hsp20/alpha crystallin family protein, whose product MTGRGDRASGLKSVGRSAVSTVVDRIGRGMGKVQERTPLPYDLLESADAYLVVFDAPGATRSDVQVRFHEGAVEVRVDRFRDFREGFEMRFPGRGLALDGRAELPPHASVDASAASATLTDHGTLRVRVPKREAEGGTTVAIDAEEEAGPREDERVDSAGEEASETDEEWEKPVGEAVGMGEPEDESETLEESGGSDGDEGPEEFEGPDEYEESADGESDEE is encoded by the coding sequence ATGACCGGCCGTGGGGACCGTGCGAGCGGCCTGAAGTCGGTCGGCAGGTCGGCCGTCTCGACGGTCGTCGACCGGATCGGCCGCGGGATGGGGAAGGTCCAGGAGCGCACCCCGCTCCCGTACGACCTCCTCGAGAGCGCCGACGCCTACCTCGTCGTGTTCGACGCGCCCGGCGCGACCCGGAGCGACGTGCAGGTCCGGTTCCACGAGGGCGCCGTCGAGGTGCGCGTCGACCGCTTCCGGGACTTCCGCGAGGGGTTCGAGATGCGGTTCCCCGGCCGGGGGCTGGCGCTCGACGGCCGGGCGGAACTACCCCCTCACGCCTCCGTCGACGCCTCCGCCGCGTCGGCGACGCTGACCGACCACGGGACGCTCCGCGTGCGCGTTCCGAAGCGGGAGGCTGAGGGCGGAACTACGGTCGCCATCGACGCCGAGGAGGAAGCCGGGCCCCGGGAGGACGAACGGGTCGACTCGGCGGGCGAGGAGGCGAGCGAGACGGACGAGGAGTGGGAGAAACCGGTCGGCGAGGCGGTCGGGATGGGCGAACCCGAGGACGAGTCCGAAACCCTCGAGGAGTCCGGCGGGTCCGACGGGGACGAGGGCCCCGAGGAGTTCGAAGGTCCCGACGAGTACGAGGAGTCGGCCGACGGCGAGTCCGACGAGGAGTAG
- a CDS encoding DUF7559 family protein, which translates to MPATKEVKCTSSDCELDMFENHYTYDVAEDHTVADLSCPMCGGTDCLEVIEL; encoded by the coding sequence ATGCCAGCCACGAAGGAGGTCAAGTGCACGAGTTCGGACTGCGAACTGGACATGTTCGAGAACCACTACACCTACGACGTCGCCGAGGACCACACGGTCGCGGACCTCTCGTGTCCGATGTGTGGCGGCACGGACTGTCTCGAGGTCATCGAGCTATGA
- the phnE gene encoding phosphonate ABC transporter, permease protein PhnE translates to MNGDGPTPEDGADAPESDGSPDARTDGGATDGVDPRVRERFEDIVFARRVRAAGYAMLFVVVGYLFYKALQAVEWFEAEMSQYVGTFVEALGDFFPFIVSVDGFPFVWFDPRGFLEYWAFMQERNLIYDSEFFAEAGGFLEYPIVLLTGPGGPLGILGEAGVTLSMAIAGTVMGFPLALAFGILGSERVLPFPFNFLFRGVMSSIRAIPALVWALIYVPLGGIGPTTATLAIATDTIGNLGRLYTDELEEIEDGPIEAMETTGADKPQTIVFGMLSQVTTPFIAWTLYIFEINVRIAVTLGIIGGGGLGQILSVQQGLFAFTNMMATILVIMILIISVEMFSQRLRSYLRGDDEAQGLIQLVVGFPQRMAEAVLK, encoded by the coding sequence ATGAACGGCGACGGCCCGACCCCCGAGGACGGGGCCGACGCCCCGGAGTCGGACGGGTCCCCGGACGCGAGAACCGACGGCGGCGCGACCGACGGCGTGGACCCGCGCGTCCGCGAGCGGTTCGAGGACATCGTCTTCGCGCGGCGGGTCCGCGCCGCGGGCTACGCGATGCTGTTCGTCGTCGTCGGCTACCTGTTCTACAAGGCCCTGCAGGCCGTCGAGTGGTTCGAGGCGGAGATGTCCCAGTACGTGGGGACCTTCGTCGAGGCGCTCGGCGACTTCTTCCCGTTCATCGTCTCCGTCGACGGCTTCCCGTTCGTCTGGTTCGACCCGAGGGGCTTTCTCGAGTACTGGGCGTTCATGCAGGAGCGGAACCTCATCTACGACTCCGAGTTCTTCGCGGAGGCGGGGGGCTTCCTGGAGTACCCGATCGTCCTCCTGACCGGCCCCGGGGGGCCGCTCGGCATCCTTGGCGAGGCCGGCGTCACCCTCTCGATGGCCATCGCCGGCACCGTCATGGGCTTCCCGCTCGCGCTCGCGTTCGGCATCCTCGGCTCCGAACGGGTGCTCCCGTTCCCGTTCAACTTCCTCTTCCGCGGCGTGATGTCCTCCATCCGTGCCATCCCGGCGCTCGTGTGGGCGCTCATCTACGTCCCCCTCGGCGGCATCGGGCCGACGACTGCGACGCTCGCGATCGCGACCGACACCATCGGAAACCTCGGCCGGCTGTACACCGACGAACTGGAGGAGATCGAGGACGGCCCCATCGAGGCGATGGAGACGACGGGCGCCGACAAGCCCCAGACCATCGTCTTCGGGATGCTCTCGCAGGTGACGACGCCGTTCATCGCGTGGACGCTGTACATCTTCGAGATCAACGTCCGCATCGCGGTCACGCTCGGCATCATCGGCGGCGGGGGGCTCGGACAGATCCTCTCGGTCCAGCAGGGGCTGTTCGCGTTCACGAACATGATGGCGACCATCCTCGTCATCATGATCCTCATCATCTCCGTCGAGATGTTCTCCCAGCGGCTCCGGTCGTACCTCCGCGGCGACGACGAGGCGCAGGGGCTGATCCAGCTCGTCGTCGGCTTCCCCCAGCGGATGGCCGAAGCCGTGCTGAAGTAG
- a CDS encoding creatininase family protein has translation MRLLHEQTTTGAGDLFDGEVEVAVLPTGSVEQHGPALPLGTDFLAAEAVARGIDREDVAVLPTVPVGVSTHHRQFDGTLWADPETFEDYVGEILASMASHGVRKAVVVNGHGGNVDALSRCARRLRTDRLAFAAPWNWWSSLDGLDEELFGQSDIGHADGMETSMVAHLAGDLVREAALEEAEAGAADSWGRSVHGAEVGFDVTDFSESGVAGRPTDGSAEKGRKLYEQAVSELDALVGWLTEQPFDALLPEPHR, from the coding sequence ATGCGACTCCTGCACGAGCAGACGACGACCGGCGCGGGCGACCTGTTCGACGGCGAGGTCGAGGTCGCGGTGCTCCCGACCGGTTCGGTCGAACAGCACGGTCCGGCGCTCCCGCTCGGCACCGACTTCCTCGCGGCCGAGGCCGTCGCCCGGGGGATCGACCGCGAGGACGTGGCCGTCCTCCCGACCGTCCCGGTCGGGGTGTCCACGCACCACCGCCAGTTCGACGGGACGCTCTGGGCCGACCCGGAGACGTTCGAGGACTACGTCGGCGAGATACTCGCGTCGATGGCGAGCCACGGCGTCCGGAAGGCGGTCGTCGTCAACGGCCACGGCGGCAACGTCGACGCGCTCTCGCGGTGCGCCCGACGGCTCCGGACCGATCGGCTCGCGTTCGCCGCGCCCTGGAACTGGTGGTCGAGCCTCGACGGCCTCGACGAGGAACTGTTCGGTCAGTCCGACATCGGCCACGCCGACGGGATGGAGACGTCGATGGTCGCCCACCTCGCCGGGGACCTCGTCCGCGAGGCGGCGCTCGAGGAGGCGGAGGCCGGGGCGGCCGACTCGTGGGGGCGGTCGGTCCACGGCGCCGAGGTCGGCTTCGACGTAACCGACTTCTCCGAGTCCGGCGTGGCCGGCCGGCCGACCGACGGGAGCGCCGAGAAGGGACGGAAGCTGTACGAGCAGGCGGTGAGCGAACTCGACGCGCTCGTCGGCTGGCTCACGGAGCAGCCGTTCGACGCGCTCCTGCCAGAACCTCATCGATGA
- a CDS encoding NAD(P)/FAD-dependent oxidoreductase, protein MDGKAPDDGAMDDGATMRVAVVGAGAVGLTAARDLAASGAAVTVHDRGEPGSGASGRAAGVLYDAYAEDVDARLGARAMERFRALSGTRGFEFNECPYVMLARAGDAELAEAIGASAERMRSHGRPVETVAPADLGDRFPALRSDDVAAAAVATNAGWTDPGSYVEAMLGLAREAGAEIRANEPVAVDPGGPGVVACTPSASPTDEYDAVLVAAGAHTKEVLADAGIPVPLKSYRVQALTSRAAYDGPMCYDASAGVYFRPHPTGLLGGDGTVPEEADPDDWDRGADDWFRADLGDALGRRASHEPVVERAWAGLCTATPDGDPLLGEIREGVYVAAGWQGHGFMRAPATGEAIADWILGESAGIDPFDPARFTGEEEFEIREGMAVETGGDRP, encoded by the coding sequence ATGGACGGGAAGGCGCCCGACGATGGCGCGATGGACGACGGTGCGACGATGAGGGTCGCGGTCGTCGGCGCGGGCGCGGTGGGGCTCACCGCCGCCCGCGACCTCGCGGCGAGCGGGGCGGCGGTGACGGTCCACGACCGGGGGGAGCCGGGCTCCGGCGCCTCGGGTCGCGCGGCCGGCGTGCTCTACGACGCCTACGCAGAGGACGTGGACGCACGGCTCGGCGCGAGGGCGATGGAGCGCTTCCGCGCGCTCTCCGGGACCCGAGGGTTCGAGTTCAACGAGTGCCCGTACGTGATGCTCGCTCGCGCGGGGGACGCCGAGCTCGCGGAGGCCATCGGTGCCAGCGCCGAGCGGATGCGGTCGCACGGCCGACCAGTCGAGACGGTCGCTCCCGCGGACCTCGGGGACCGCTTCCCCGCGCTCCGAAGCGACGACGTCGCCGCCGCGGCCGTCGCGACCAACGCCGGCTGGACGGATCCCGGTTCGTACGTGGAGGCGATGCTCGGGCTAGCACGGGAAGCCGGGGCCGAGATCCGGGCGAACGAACCCGTCGCCGTCGACCCCGGCGGGCCGGGAGTCGTCGCGTGCACCCCGTCGGCGTCCCCGACGGACGAGTACGACGCCGTCCTCGTGGCCGCGGGCGCACACACGAAGGAGGTGCTCGCCGACGCCGGCATCCCGGTCCCGTTGAAGTCGTACCGCGTGCAGGCGCTCACCTCCCGCGCCGCCTACGACGGCCCGATGTGCTACGACGCCTCCGCGGGCGTCTACTTCCGGCCGCACCCGACCGGGTTGCTGGGCGGCGACGGCACCGTCCCCGAGGAGGCGGACCCGGACGACTGGGACCGGGGGGCCGACGACTGGTTCCGGGCGGACCTCGGCGACGCGCTGGGTCGCCGTGCGTCCCACGAACCGGTCGTCGAGCGGGCCTGGGCCGGGCTCTGTACGGCGACGCCGGACGGCGACCCGCTGCTGGGCGAGATACGCGAGGGCGTCTACGTCGCCGCGGGGTGGCAGGGCCACGGGTTCATGCGCGCGCCGGCGACCGGCGAGGCGATCGCCGACTGGATCCTCGGGGAGTCGGCGGGGATCGACCCGTTCGACCCGGCGCGGTTCACGGGCGAGGAGGAGTTCGAGATCCGCGAGGGGATGGCCGTCGAGACGGGGGGCGACCGTCCGTAG
- the phnC gene encoding phosphonate ABC transporter ATP-binding protein, producing the protein MSRITVDGVTKTFGETVALDDVSFEIPDGEFVIVLGVSGSGKSTLLRCMNGLAAPTEGTVTVDGEEVTGPRADVAMIFQQHNIIGQMTAFSNALTGSLNRTGFFESLLQFQDREDKYQALEALDTVGLLDEAQQTARRMSGGQQQRVGIARALVQNPNIMLADEPVASLDPGSSQQVMGYLRTAAEERGLTALISLHQVNLARKFGQRFIGLRDGEKVFDGYRDEFSMDVIDRIYGDIDTEGMFEAEDATDDEEAVA; encoded by the coding sequence ATGAGCCGCATTACTGTCGACGGGGTGACGAAGACGTTCGGCGAGACCGTCGCGCTCGACGACGTCTCGTTCGAGATACCGGACGGCGAGTTCGTCATCGTGCTCGGCGTCTCCGGGTCCGGGAAGTCCACGCTTCTCCGGTGTATGAACGGGCTGGCGGCGCCGACCGAGGGAACGGTCACGGTGGACGGCGAGGAGGTGACCGGGCCGCGCGCCGACGTGGCGATGATCTTCCAGCAGCACAACATCATCGGCCAGATGACCGCCTTCTCCAACGCGCTCACCGGGTCGCTGAACCGGACCGGGTTCTTCGAGAGCCTCCTCCAGTTCCAGGATCGCGAGGACAAGTACCAGGCGCTGGAGGCGCTCGACACGGTCGGGCTGCTGGACGAGGCCCAGCAGACCGCCCGACGCATGTCCGGCGGCCAGCAGCAGCGCGTCGGCATCGCGCGGGCGCTGGTCCAGAACCCGAACATCATGCTCGCCGACGAACCGGTCGCGAGCCTCGACCCGGGGAGCTCCCAGCAGGTGATGGGGTACCTGCGGACGGCCGCCGAGGAGCGCGGCCTCACCGCGCTCATCAGCCTCCACCAGGTGAACCTCGCCAGGAAGTTCGGCCAGCGGTTCATCGGCCTCCGGGACGGCGAGAAGGTGTTCGACGGCTACCGGGACGAGTTCTCCATGGACGTCATCGACCGCATCTACGGCGACATCGACACGGAGGGCATGTTCGAGGCCGAGGACGCGACGGACGACGAGGAGGCCGTCGCATGA
- a CDS encoding radical SAM protein, which yields MTAPAPTDLSVTIVDGYVDEPAHFGVPPYVSTYPRFTAGALVDAGVPESNVTYHTVDELRDDRRKWADVADADLLVYVGGMTVPGKYVGGTPAEPDEVRELAWTADGVTLLGGPVRFGVGEENAGAQEMERDDLDYDFVAMGDVEAAAYDLVGNGLEGFGNRIREYDEVSRWSSLGAFVVEQHPNHPDYLIAELETSRGCAYRCSFCTEPLYGDPDFRTAPDVVSEVDALSDHGVAHFRLGRQADILAFGGDGEAPNPDALRQLYAGIREVAPGLETLHLDNMNPVTITDHPDASREAIRIIAEHDTAGDTAAFGLESADPEVRERNNLLVSAEECLEAVRVVNEEAGWRPDDDRGTRLPKLLPGINLVHGLEGETEDTFAHNREFLDSVMEEGLMLRRVNIRQVMAFEGTEMAETGADLAREHKKEFQRYKREVRETVDRPMLERVMPSGTVLPDVHLEYHEDGTTFGRQLGTYPILVGIPGERELGRTVDVAVVDWGYRSVTGVPYPLDANAAPMDELTAIPGVGKGTAGDILVNRPYDSTEEVAEAAGVEVPGYVTARTPGRAD from the coding sequence ATGACCGCGCCCGCTCCCACGGACCTCTCGGTCACCATCGTCGACGGCTACGTGGACGAGCCGGCGCACTTCGGCGTCCCGCCGTACGTCTCGACGTACCCCCGGTTCACCGCCGGGGCGCTCGTCGACGCGGGCGTCCCCGAGTCGAACGTCACCTACCACACCGTCGACGAACTCCGGGACGACCGCCGGAAGTGGGCGGACGTCGCCGACGCGGACCTGCTGGTCTACGTCGGGGGGATGACCGTCCCCGGGAAGTACGTCGGCGGCACCCCCGCCGAACCCGACGAGGTACGGGAGCTCGCCTGGACCGCGGACGGCGTCACCCTGCTGGGCGGCCCGGTCCGCTTCGGCGTCGGCGAGGAGAACGCCGGCGCACAGGAGATGGAGCGGGACGACCTCGACTACGACTTCGTCGCGATGGGCGACGTGGAGGCCGCGGCCTACGACCTCGTCGGGAACGGACTGGAGGGGTTCGGCAACCGGATTCGCGAGTACGACGAGGTGTCCCGCTGGTCGAGCCTCGGGGCGTTCGTCGTCGAGCAGCACCCGAACCACCCGGACTACCTCATCGCGGAACTGGAGACGTCCCGCGGCTGCGCGTACCGCTGCTCGTTCTGCACGGAACCGCTGTACGGCGACCCCGACTTCCGGACGGCCCCCGACGTCGTCTCGGAGGTCGACGCGCTCTCGGACCACGGCGTCGCCCACTTCCGACTCGGCCGGCAGGCGGACATCCTCGCGTTCGGCGGCGACGGCGAGGCGCCGAACCCGGACGCGCTCCGACAGCTCTACGCCGGCATCCGCGAGGTGGCGCCCGGCCTGGAGACGCTCCACCTCGACAACATGAACCCCGTCACCATCACGGACCATCCCGACGCGTCCCGCGAGGCGATCCGGATCATCGCCGAGCACGACACGGCCGGCGACACGGCCGCCTTCGGCCTCGAATCGGCCGACCCGGAGGTGCGCGAGCGGAACAACCTCCTCGTCTCGGCCGAGGAGTGTCTCGAGGCCGTCCGCGTGGTCAACGAGGAGGCCGGGTGGCGACCCGACGACGACCGCGGGACGCGACTGCCGAAGCTCCTCCCGGGAATCAACCTGGTCCACGGCCTCGAGGGCGAGACGGAGGACACCTTCGCGCACAACAGGGAGTTCCTGGACAGCGTGATGGAGGAGGGGCTGATGCTCCGCCGGGTGAACATCCGGCAGGTGATGGCGTTCGAGGGGACCGAGATGGCGGAGACCGGCGCCGACCTCGCGCGGGAACACAAGAAGGAGTTCCAGCGGTACAAGCGGGAGGTCCGGGAGACCGTCGATCGGCCGATGCTCGAGCGCGTCATGCCGTCCGGAACCGTGCTGCCGGACGTCCACCTCGAGTACCACGAGGACGGCACGACCTTCGGCAGACAGCTCGGCACCTACCCCATCCTCGTCGGCATCCCCGGCGAGCGGGAGCTCGGCCGGACCGTCGACGTGGCGGTCGTCGACTGGGGCTACCGTTCGGTGACGGGGGTACCGTACCCGCTCGACGCCAACGCCGCCCCGATGGACGAACTCACCGCCATCCCGGGGGTGGGCAAGGGGACCGCGGGGGACATCCTCGTGAACCGGCCGTACGAC